AATGGGAGCTGCATAGGCGCTCACAATAAATAAGGTTGCCGCTGTGATGGCTGCAAGTGTGCAGATGATAAATTTTTTCATAATAATATGTTCCTCCTCCTGATTGTTATCAACAAAATAAATGGATGAGTCTATTTAAGCTTGATAAATAACATTGCTGTCTTGTCCCTTATGCTTCGCTTTTTGCTCCTCCTTTCTGTTCGTCATGATGTCATATGGGTTTTTGCTTCTGCGGAGAATAAAGATTTTTCCTAAAAACAAAAAAATAGTGTGCAAAATTATCACTGGAATTTTACTTACGGTTCATCGCGATAATAATATCATATTCTATTCCAATTGCAAGTATTTGGATACTGAAAATTATTGTAGACAATTTTAAATATAGCTAGTATTATAGCCATAATTCAGAGATATATATTTAAATAATTATTGGATACAAAGTTGTTAAGTTGTCAGAATTTATTATAGCCAAGTAACATGCTGTTTTTACCGCAATCGAAGGATCTATGGCTTTAATTGAAATTATTTTTGATTCTACAAAGATTCGAGAGGTGATGGGTTTTTATGAGGATTGCAGTTCTTGTCAAGCAGGTGCCTGATTCTGATGAAATAAAAATGGATCCCGTCAATGGAACAATGATAAGAGAGGGGGAGGGCAATATAGTCAACCCTCTTGACCTCAACGCACTTGAGGCAGCGCTTGTTCTACGCAGAGAATATGGAGGCAGTGTGAATGTGCTATCCATGGGCCCTGCTCAGACAGATATTGCTCTAAGAGAGACGCTGGCACTTGGAGCCGATTCAGCTTATCTCATTTCGGATAAATTATTTGCTGGTGCCGATACATGGGCTACATCTCTGGTTCTTGCTAAGACGCTGAAAAAGCTTGGTTTATTTGATCTTGTGCTTGCCGGAGAAAAAGCCACAGACGGAGAAACAGGGCAGGTTGGACCGGAAGTTGCCGCAATGCTGAATATTCCGTGTGCAACATATGCAAGTTCTATCAAGGTTTCAGGGGAAAACATTATTGTGCGGCGTACCGTTGAAGAGGGGTATGAAGTTCAGAAGCTTAAGCTGCCATGTCTGATTACAGTGCTTAATGACATGAATGAACCTGGAATGCCTACGCTTAGTGGCAAAAAGAGAGCCAGACGAGCTGATATAGAAAAATTTGGAGCGGCTGACTTGGGTGTGTCAAAGGAAGAAGTAGGGCTTGCCGGCTCGCCTACAAGAGTAGTGAAAATTAGTCATCCTAAAATTTCAAGGCAAACAGAGTTTTATAGTGGCAGAGAAATCGATTGCGGGCTAGACCGAGTGGTTGAAATTCTCCATGATATGGCCGTTTTGTAGGAGGTGCCGTAATGCGTAGAGATGCATCTGAATCAGCGGGGATTTTTGTTTGCGGAGAGGTACGCAGACAGAAGATTCACTCCGTTACTATGGAACTTATTGGTAAAGCTCGCGAGTTGGCAGATAAGAAAAAAACCGAGGTAATGTGTCTGCTCT
The genomic region above belongs to Synergistaceae bacterium and contains:
- a CDS encoding electron transfer flavoprotein subunit beta/FixA family protein; protein product: MRIAVLVKQVPDSDEIKMDPVNGTMIREGEGNIVNPLDLNALEAALVLRREYGGSVNVLSMGPAQTDIALRETLALGADSAYLISDKLFAGADTWATSLVLAKTLKKLGLFDLVLAGEKATDGETGQVGPEVAAMLNIPCATYASSIKVSGENIIVRRTVEEGYEVQKLKLPCLITVLNDMNEPGMPTLSGKKRARRADIEKFGAADLGVSKEEVGLAGSPTRVVKISHPKISRQTEFYSGREIDCGLDRVVEILHDMAVL